In the Streptomyces fradiae ATCC 10745 = DSM 40063 genome, one interval contains:
- a CDS encoding cystathionine gamma-synthase yields MSDEHIHQNFETRAIHAGNTADPLTGAVVPPIYQVSTYKQDGVGGLRGGYEYSRSANPTRTALEENLAALEGGRRGLAFASGLAAEDCLLRALLVPGDHVVIPNDAYGGTFRLFAKVASRWGVEWSVADTSDPAAVRDALTDRTKAIWVETPSNPLLGITDIAALADVARTAGVKLVVDNTFASPYLQQPLALGADVVVHSLTKYMGGHSDVVGGALVTADEALGEELAYHQNAMGAVAGPFDSWIVLRGIKTLAVRMDRHCANAERVARMLVEHPEVTQVLYPGLPEHPGHEVAAKQMRGYGGMVSFRVAGGEEAAVAVCDRAKLFTLGESLGGVESLIEHPGRMTHASAAGSALEVPADLVRLSVGIENVEDLLADLRQALG; encoded by the coding sequence ATGAGCGACGAGCACATCCACCAGAACTTCGAGACCCGCGCCATCCACGCCGGCAACACCGCCGACCCGCTGACCGGCGCGGTCGTCCCGCCCATCTACCAGGTGTCCACGTACAAGCAGGACGGGGTGGGCGGCCTGCGCGGCGGCTACGAGTACAGCCGCAGCGCCAACCCGACCCGGACGGCGCTGGAGGAGAACCTCGCCGCTCTGGAGGGCGGCCGCCGCGGCCTGGCGTTCGCGTCGGGGCTCGCCGCCGAGGACTGCCTGCTGCGCGCGCTGCTCGTCCCCGGCGACCACGTGGTGATCCCGAACGACGCGTACGGCGGCACGTTCCGGCTGTTCGCGAAGGTCGCCTCCCGCTGGGGCGTCGAGTGGTCGGTCGCCGACACCTCCGACCCGGCGGCGGTGCGGGACGCGCTGACCGACCGCACCAAGGCGATCTGGGTCGAGACGCCGTCCAACCCGCTGCTCGGCATCACCGACATCGCGGCCCTCGCGGACGTGGCCCGCACGGCCGGGGTGAAGCTCGTCGTGGACAACACCTTCGCCTCGCCGTACCTCCAGCAGCCGCTGGCGCTCGGCGCCGACGTCGTCGTGCACTCGCTCACCAAGTACATGGGCGGCCACTCCGACGTCGTGGGCGGCGCGCTCGTCACGGCCGACGAGGCGCTCGGCGAGGAGCTGGCCTACCACCAGAACGCCATGGGCGCCGTCGCCGGCCCGTTCGACTCGTGGATCGTGCTGCGGGGCATCAAGACCCTGGCCGTCCGCATGGACCGGCACTGCGCCAACGCCGAGCGCGTCGCGCGGATGCTGGTGGAGCACCCCGAGGTGACGCAGGTCCTGTACCCGGGGCTCCCGGAGCACCCCGGCCACGAGGTCGCCGCGAAGCAGATGCGGGGCTACGGCGGCATGGTGTCGTTCCGCGTCGCGGGCGGCGAGGAGGCGGCCGTCGCCGTGTGCGACCGGGCGAAGCTGTTCACGCTCGGCGAGTCGCTGGGCGGCGTCGAGTCGCTGATCGAGCACCCGGGCCGCATGACCCACGCCAGCGCGGCCGGCTCCGCGCTGGAGGTCCCGGCCGACCTGGTGCGGCTCTCCGTCGGCATCGAGAACGTCGAGGACCTCCTCGCCGACCTGCGCCAGGCCCTGGGCTGA
- a CDS encoding sigma factor-like helix-turn-helix DNA-binding protein, which translates to MAADDSGFGAFVAGTAGRLLHVATLLTSEPVQPPGANPHALRLLTAALGTTYAHWDRLRGGDPYGDDPYVYARRDLAERFAREARRYRRGRGGPLSRLAPRERLAVVLRLHEGLYEEQAAALMGLSAERVRELFLRGVGALRSAPAPARPHPAPDAGSRSAAGSGAAGRAGADGTAGADGVAG; encoded by the coding sequence GTGGCCGCGGACGACTCAGGGTTCGGCGCCTTCGTGGCGGGGACGGCGGGCCGGCTGCTGCACGTCGCGACGCTCCTGACGAGCGAGCCCGTCCAGCCGCCCGGCGCCAACCCGCACGCCCTGCGGCTGCTGACGGCCGCGCTCGGCACGACGTACGCCCACTGGGACCGGCTGCGCGGCGGCGACCCGTACGGCGACGACCCGTACGTGTACGCCCGCCGGGATCTGGCCGAGCGGTTCGCGCGCGAGGCGCGGCGGTACCGGCGGGGGCGCGGCGGGCCGCTGTCCCGGCTGGCCCCGCGCGAGCGGCTCGCGGTGGTGCTGCGGCTCCACGAGGGGCTGTACGAGGAGCAGGCCGCCGCGCTGATGGGCCTGTCCGCGGAGCGGGTCCGGGAGCTGTTCCTGCGCGGGGTGGGCGCCCTGCGCAGCGCGCCCGCTCCCGCGCGCCCGCACCCCGCGCCGGACGCCGGGTCCCGGTCCGCTGCGGGCTCCGGGGCGGCCGGGCGCGCCGGGGCGGACGGGACGGCCGGGGCGGACGGGGTGGCGGGGTGA
- a CDS encoding MarR family winged helix-turn-helix transcriptional regulator, whose amino-acid sequence MPTSQDMTTDLDTGLLDALQHQVAVFARRAEQTRLGGTGQLRNSMDRAAYLLLNRLDQEGPMGVKALAAGMGIDSSTVTRQVAPLVDTGLVKRTSHPEDGRAVVLQLSPRGQARLEEVRSSRRDLMATVTEGWTADEREAFCTLLTRFNSALSVRQGRVQPAAPREPSDPA is encoded by the coding sequence ATGCCCACTTCCCAGGACATGACGACTGATCTCGACACCGGCCTCCTCGATGCCCTCCAGCACCAGGTGGCCGTCTTCGCCCGGCGGGCCGAGCAGACCCGCCTCGGTGGGACGGGTCAGCTCCGCAACTCGATGGACCGCGCCGCCTATCTGCTGCTCAACCGGCTCGACCAGGAGGGCCCGATGGGGGTGAAGGCGCTGGCGGCCGGGATGGGCATCGACTCCTCCACGGTCACCCGGCAGGTCGCGCCGCTCGTCGACACCGGCCTGGTGAAGCGGACGTCGCACCCCGAGGACGGCCGCGCGGTCGTCCTCCAGCTCTCGCCGCGCGGCCAGGCCCGCCTGGAGGAGGTGCGCAGTTCCCGCCGCGACCTGATGGCGACGGTGACGGAGGGCTGGACGGCCGACGAGCGGGAGGCGTTCTGCACGCTGCTCACGCGCTTCAACTCGGCCCTGTCGGTCCGGCAGGGCCGCGTCCAGCCCGCGGCGCCGCGCGAGCCCTCCGACCCGGCCTGA
- the ilvA gene encoding threonine ammonia-lyase produces MSFRTARPSRHVMLDDVRGAQKMLSGVARTTALEGSRHLSRLVGAPVHLKCENLQRTGSFKLRGAYVRIAGLRPEERAAGVVAASAGNHAQGVALASSLLGVRSTVFMPVGAPLPKVAATREYGADVRLRGHVVDESLAAAQDYARDTGAVFIHPFDHPDVIAGQGTVGLEILEQCPEVRTVVVGMGGGGLAAGIGVAVKALRPDVRVVGVQARSAAAYPPSLAAGRPVAVDCGPTMADGIVVGRPGDVPFGLVQEVVDEVRTVSEDALSSALLLCLERAKLVVEPAGASPVAALLSDPEAFEGPVVAVLSGGNIDPLVLQRVLRHGMAAAGRYLSLRLRLPDRPGALANLLGVLTVVDANVLDVGHVRTDPRLGLTEVEVELHLETKGAEHCAEVRHALQEAGHTILGD; encoded by the coding sequence ATGAGCTTCCGCACCGCCCGCCCCTCCCGGCACGTCATGCTCGACGACGTGAGGGGCGCCCAGAAGATGCTCTCCGGGGTCGCGCGGACGACCGCGCTGGAGGGCAGCAGGCACCTGTCGCGGCTGGTCGGCGCTCCCGTCCACCTCAAGTGCGAGAACCTCCAGCGGACCGGTTCGTTCAAGCTGCGCGGCGCGTACGTGCGGATCGCCGGGCTGCGCCCCGAGGAGCGGGCTGCCGGGGTGGTCGCCGCGTCGGCCGGCAACCACGCGCAGGGCGTGGCGCTGGCGTCGTCCCTGCTGGGCGTGCGGTCGACGGTGTTCATGCCGGTCGGCGCCCCGCTGCCGAAGGTCGCCGCGACCCGCGAGTACGGGGCCGACGTGCGGCTGCGCGGCCACGTGGTCGACGAGTCCCTCGCGGCCGCGCAGGACTACGCCCGCGACACGGGCGCGGTGTTCATCCACCCCTTCGACCACCCGGACGTCATCGCCGGGCAGGGCACGGTCGGCCTGGAGATCCTGGAGCAGTGCCCCGAGGTCCGCACGGTCGTCGTCGGCATGGGCGGCGGCGGCCTCGCGGCGGGCATCGGCGTCGCGGTGAAGGCGCTGCGGCCCGACGTGAGGGTGGTCGGCGTGCAGGCCCGCTCGGCCGCCGCGTACCCGCCCTCGCTGGCGGCGGGGCGGCCGGTGGCGGTGGACTGCGGGCCCACCATGGCGGACGGGATCGTGGTCGGACGGCCGGGGGACGTGCCGTTCGGGCTCGTCCAGGAGGTCGTGGACGAGGTCCGCACGGTCTCGGAGGACGCCCTGTCGTCGGCGCTGCTGCTCTGCCTGGAGCGGGCCAAGCTGGTGGTCGAACCGGCGGGCGCGAGCCCGGTCGCGGCGCTCCTGTCGGACCCCGAGGCGTTCGAGGGCCCGGTCGTCGCCGTGCTGTCGGGCGGCAACATCGACCCGCTGGTGCTCCAGCGGGTGCTGCGCCACGGCATGGCCGCGGCGGGGCGCTACCTCAGCCTGCGGCTGCGCCTGCCCGACCGGCCGGGCGCGCTGGCGAACCTGCTGGGCGTGCTGACGGTGGTGGACGCCAACGTCCTGGACGTCGGCCACGTCCGGACCGATCCGCGCCTGGGCCTGACGGAGGTGGAGGTGGAGCTCCACCTGGAGACGAAGGGCGCCGAGCACTGCGCCGAGGTGCGGCACGCCCTCCAGGAGGCGGGCCACACGATCCTCGGCGACTGA
- a CDS encoding ATP-binding cassette domain-containing protein translates to MPGAIHAEGLVKTYGDVRALDGVDLDVPEGTVLGLLGPNGAGKTTAVRVLTTLSRPDSGRAVVAGVDVLKHPDEVRRSIGLSGQFAAVDEYLTGRENLRMVGQLYQMTGKAAKARAAELLERFGLADAADRPAKTYSGGMRRRLDLAAALVVSPPVMFMDEPTTGLDPRNRQALWEVIQELVAGGTTLLLTTQYLEEADHLAHEICVVDHGRVIARGTADQLKARTGGERVEVVVHAPGDLPAARAVLAGFGRGGTVTVDEHTRGVTAPVSGGARLLVEVIRELDARGVEIDDIALRRPTLDDVFISLTGHAAENRENADDPDRPDDPDRPDHSHGPDHPPSPDRPHTPARPDDTGTPATGTRKEPTQ, encoded by the coding sequence ATGCCAGGCGCCATTCACGCCGAGGGTCTGGTGAAGACCTACGGCGACGTACGAGCTCTGGACGGCGTGGACCTCGACGTCCCCGAGGGCACCGTCCTCGGGCTCCTCGGGCCGAACGGCGCGGGGAAGACCACCGCGGTGCGCGTGCTCACCACGCTCTCGCGCCCGGACAGCGGCCGGGCCGTCGTCGCGGGGGTGGACGTCCTCAAGCACCCCGACGAGGTGCGCCGCTCCATCGGCCTCTCCGGCCAGTTCGCCGCCGTCGACGAGTACCTGACCGGCCGCGAGAACCTCCGGATGGTCGGCCAGCTCTACCAGATGACCGGCAAGGCGGCGAAGGCCCGCGCGGCGGAGCTGCTGGAGCGCTTCGGCCTCGCCGACGCCGCCGACCGGCCCGCCAAGACGTACTCGGGAGGCATGCGCCGCCGCCTCGACCTCGCCGCCGCGCTCGTCGTCTCCCCGCCCGTCATGTTCATGGACGAGCCGACGACCGGCCTCGACCCGCGCAACCGCCAGGCCCTGTGGGAGGTCATCCAGGAACTCGTCGCGGGCGGTACGACCCTGCTGCTCACCACCCAGTACCTGGAGGAGGCCGACCACCTGGCCCACGAGATCTGCGTCGTGGACCACGGCCGGGTCATCGCGCGGGGCACCGCCGACCAGCTCAAGGCCCGCACGGGCGGCGAGCGCGTCGAGGTCGTCGTGCACGCGCCCGGCGACCTCCCCGCCGCCCGCGCGGTGCTCGCCGGGTTCGGCCGGGGCGGCACCGTCACCGTGGACGAGCACACGCGCGGGGTCACCGCGCCCGTCAGCGGAGGCGCCAGGCTGCTCGTCGAGGTGATCCGGGAGCTCGACGCGCGCGGCGTGGAGATCGACGACATCGCACTGCGCCGCCCCACCCTCGACGACGTGTTCATCTCGCTCACCGGCCACGCCGCCGAGAACCGTGAGAACGCCGACGACCCGGACCGCCCTGACGACCCTGACCGCCCCGACCACTCCCACGGCCCCGACCATCCCCCCAGCCCCGACCGCCCCCACACCCCCGCCCGGCCCGACGACACCGGCACCCCGGCCACCGGCACCCGGAAGGAGCCCACGCAGTGA
- a CDS encoding ABC transporter permease, translated as MTTAATATDTARPAAPRPRGGVARSLSDSLVVARRNLIRMTRIPEMILFNVIQPVMFVVLFTYVFGGSLTVAGTTDPDVYTNFLMAGIFAQTVTFATAGSAAGIADDMQKGIIDRFRSLPMARGAVLTGRTVADLVQTSITLLVLALVALLVGWRPGSAEPTNAARVLAGFALLLLLGYAFTWIGALIGLSVRTPEAATSGGIIWLFPVTFVSNAFVDSSQMAPWLQPVAEWNPFSATVQACRVLFGNPGVGASEAWPMQHPVAASLLWSVLIVVVFRTLAVRKYRAAS; from the coding sequence GTGACGACCGCCGCCACCGCCACCGACACCGCGCGCCCCGCCGCGCCCCGCCCGCGCGGCGGCGTCGCCCGGTCGCTCTCCGACTCCCTCGTGGTCGCCCGGCGCAACCTGATCCGGATGACGCGCATCCCCGAGATGATCCTCTTCAACGTCATCCAGCCGGTCATGTTCGTGGTGCTCTTCACCTACGTCTTCGGCGGCTCGCTGACGGTCGCCGGCACCACCGACCCGGACGTCTACACCAACTTCCTGATGGCCGGCATCTTCGCCCAGACGGTCACCTTCGCCACGGCCGGCTCGGCCGCGGGCATCGCCGACGACATGCAGAAGGGGATCATCGACCGCTTCCGCTCACTGCCCATGGCACGGGGTGCCGTCCTGACCGGCCGCACCGTCGCCGACCTCGTGCAGACGTCGATCACCCTGCTCGTCCTCGCGCTCGTCGCGCTGCTCGTCGGCTGGCGCCCCGGCTCCGCCGAGCCCACCAACGCGGCGAGGGTCCTGGCCGGCTTCGCCCTGCTGCTGCTCCTCGGCTACGCCTTCACCTGGATCGGCGCGCTCATCGGCCTGTCCGTGCGCACCCCGGAGGCGGCGACCTCGGGCGGCATCATCTGGCTCTTCCCCGTCACCTTCGTGTCGAACGCCTTCGTGGACTCCAGCCAGATGGCTCCGTGGCTGCAGCCCGTCGCCGAGTGGAACCCGTTCAGCGCGACGGTCCAGGCGTGCAGGGTGCTGTTCGGGAACCCCGGGGTCGGGGCGTCGGAGGCGTGGCCCATGCAGCACCCCGTGGCCGCGTCGCTCCTGTGGTCGGTGCTGATCGTCGTGGTCTTCCGCACGCTGGCCGTCCGCAAGTACCGCGCGGCCTCCTGA
- the greA gene encoding transcription elongation factor GreA produces MTQTSDNVTWLTQEAYNQLKAELEYLSGPARTEIAAKIAAAREEGDLRENGGYHAAKEEQGKQELRVRQLTQLLEHAKVGEAPAETGVVAPGMVVTIAFDGDEDDTVTFLLASREYASSDIETYSPQSPLGSGVNGKKVGEDAEYELPNGKTASVRILDAKPYQG; encoded by the coding sequence GTGACCCAGACCAGCGACAACGTCACCTGGCTCACCCAGGAGGCGTACAACCAGCTCAAGGCCGAGCTGGAGTACCTGTCTGGTCCCGCGCGAACCGAGATCGCCGCGAAGATCGCCGCGGCGCGCGAGGAGGGGGACCTGCGCGAGAACGGCGGGTACCACGCGGCCAAGGAGGAGCAGGGCAAGCAGGAGCTGCGGGTGCGCCAGCTCACCCAGCTCCTGGAGCACGCGAAGGTCGGTGAGGCCCCCGCCGAGACGGGTGTGGTGGCTCCCGGCATGGTCGTGACGATCGCCTTCGACGGCGACGAGGACGACACGGTGACCTTCCTGCTGGCCTCCCGGGAGTACGCCAGCTCCGACATCGAGACCTACTCCCCGCAGTCCCCGCTGGGCTCGGGCGTGAACGGCAAGAAGGTCGGCGAGGACGCCGAGTACGAGCTGCCGAACGGCAAGACGGCGTCGGTCCGCATCCTGGACGCCAAGCCGTACCAGGGCTGA
- a CDS encoding DUF4307 domain-containing protein: protein MGVTGERLPEGRYGRAAEARADRGLKIAGAVLGAGLLALIGWFGYDYIAGQKVSGEMIKFDIAAADRVDVHLEVRKADGAKGYCTVRALAESGAEVGRKEVRFDQAAARIDEVVAVRTTERATAAQLLGCTAD, encoded by the coding sequence ATGGGCGTGACGGGCGAGCGGCTCCCGGAGGGCCGGTACGGCCGCGCCGCCGAGGCGCGCGCGGACCGCGGACTCAAGATCGCCGGTGCCGTTCTCGGGGCCGGGCTGCTCGCGCTGATCGGCTGGTTCGGTTACGACTACATCGCGGGCCAGAAGGTCAGCGGCGAGATGATCAAGTTCGACATCGCGGCGGCGGACCGGGTGGACGTGCACCTGGAGGTGCGCAAGGCCGACGGCGCGAAGGGGTACTGCACGGTGCGGGCCCTCGCGGAGAGCGGCGCGGAGGTGGGCCGCAAGGAGGTCCGCTTCGACCAGGCCGCGGCGCGGATCGACGAGGTGGTCGCGGTCCGTACGACGGAGCGGGCCACGGCCGCCCAGCTGCTCGGCTGCACCGCGGACTGA
- the mca gene encoding mycothiol conjugate amidase Mca, which translates to MTEQLRLMAVHAHPDDESSKGAATMAKYVSEGVDVLVVTCTGGERGSVLNPKLQGDPYIEENIHEVRRKEMDEARQILGVRQEWLGFVDSGLPEGDPLPPLPQGCFALEDVDEAAGRLVRSIRAFRPQVITTYDENGGYPHPDHIMTHKITMVAFDGATDTDKYPEAEFGPAWQPLKVYYNQGFNRPRTQALHDALLERGLESPYGDWLKRWEEFQRAERTLTTFVPCADFFETRDKALIAHRTQIDPDGGWFHVPMEIQKEIWPTEEYELARSLVDTDLPESDLFAGIRDNV; encoded by the coding sequence TTGACTGAGCAGCTGCGACTGATGGCAGTGCACGCCCACCCCGACGACGAGTCGAGCAAGGGCGCGGCCACCATGGCCAAGTACGTGTCCGAGGGGGTGGACGTGCTCGTCGTGACGTGCACGGGCGGCGAGCGCGGCTCCGTCCTCAACCCCAAGCTCCAGGGCGACCCGTACATCGAGGAGAACATCCACGAGGTGCGGCGCAAGGAGATGGACGAGGCGCGGCAGATCCTGGGCGTCCGGCAGGAGTGGCTCGGCTTCGTGGACTCCGGCCTCCCGGAGGGCGACCCGCTGCCGCCGCTGCCGCAGGGGTGCTTCGCGCTGGAGGACGTGGACGAGGCGGCCGGCCGGCTGGTCAGGTCGATCCGGGCGTTCCGCCCGCAGGTGATCACCACCTACGACGAGAACGGCGGCTACCCGCACCCCGACCACATCATGACCCACAAGATCACGATGGTGGCGTTCGACGGGGCGACGGACACCGACAAGTACCCGGAGGCGGAGTTCGGCCCCGCCTGGCAGCCGCTGAAGGTCTACTACAACCAGGGCTTCAACCGCCCGCGCACCCAGGCGCTGCACGACGCGCTGCTGGAGCGCGGCCTGGAGTCGCCGTACGGGGACTGGCTCAAGCGGTGGGAGGAGTTCCAGCGCGCGGAGCGCACGCTCACCACCTTCGTGCCGTGCGCCGACTTCTTCGAGACCCGCGACAAGGCGCTGATCGCCCACCGCACGCAGATCGACCCTGACGGCGGCTGGTTCCACGTCCCCATGGAGATCCAGAAGGAGATCTGGCCGACCGAGGAGTACGAGCTGGCCAGGTCCCTCGTGGACACCGACCTCCCCGAGAGCGACCTGTTCGCGGGCATCCGGGACAATGTCTGA
- a CDS encoding 5'-methylthioadenosine/S-adenosylhomocysteine nucleosidase family protein → MRKDLVVVLTALNLEYQAVHQRLADPRLHRHERGTRFEVGTVRGTSCRVALGLTSKGNQSAAVIAERAIQEFSPVAVLFVGVAGALWDSARLGDVVVATHVYAYQGGTSEDDGLKARPRVWEAPHDISQLAAHLARVNDWTDGGPGRGRAPQVRFGAIAAGEIVQNSRISAEARWIRQHYNDALAIEMEAAGVAQAGHLNGAPVAIIRGISDRADGTKSSAKDRSQQPRAAANAAAFATRLAVELVSDQEQSTTPRAGADRSAGRPAGHVSNTAHHSTVGIMASSVQGSNVYLNANPEDTSPKDLVAELDGLRADLMLHHAEGALDEDTFREALVDLGSARQAAARKAPESSKRTVLALKRLRGLVSEHPPLADRLTPLIDAAGGLA, encoded by the coding sequence ATGCGGAAAGACCTGGTGGTGGTTCTCACCGCCCTGAACCTCGAGTACCAGGCCGTACACCAGAGGCTGGCCGATCCCCGGTTACACCGGCATGAGCGGGGGACGCGCTTCGAGGTGGGAACCGTGCGGGGCACCTCGTGCCGTGTCGCGCTCGGCCTGACGAGCAAGGGGAATCAATCCGCCGCAGTGATCGCTGAGCGCGCCATTCAGGAGTTCTCGCCGGTAGCCGTGTTGTTCGTCGGCGTCGCCGGCGCCCTGTGGGACAGCGCCAGGCTGGGCGACGTGGTGGTGGCGACGCATGTGTACGCCTACCAGGGCGGGACCAGCGAGGACGACGGGCTCAAGGCCCGCCCCCGGGTGTGGGAGGCGCCACACGACATCAGCCAGCTCGCCGCGCATCTGGCCCGCGTGAACGACTGGACTGACGGAGGGCCCGGCCGGGGACGTGCACCGCAGGTGCGCTTCGGCGCGATCGCCGCCGGCGAGATCGTGCAGAACTCGAGGATCTCGGCCGAGGCCCGGTGGATCCGGCAGCACTACAACGACGCCCTCGCCATCGAGATGGAGGCCGCGGGCGTGGCCCAGGCCGGTCACCTCAACGGCGCGCCGGTCGCGATCATCCGGGGAATCAGCGATCGAGCGGACGGCACGAAGAGCAGCGCGAAGGACCGTAGCCAGCAGCCGCGGGCCGCGGCCAACGCGGCGGCCTTCGCCACACGGCTGGCCGTGGAACTGGTGAGCGACCAGGAGCAGTCCACCACCCCTCGGGCCGGTGCGGACCGCTCGGCCGGCCGACCCGCCGGGCACGTCAGCAACACGGCCCATCACAGCACCGTCGGCATCATGGCCAGCTCGGTCCAGGGCAGCAACGTCTATCTCAACGCGAACCCCGAGGACACCAGTCCGAAGGATCTGGTCGCGGAGCTGGACGGTCTCCGCGCGGACCTGATGCTGCACCACGCGGAGGGCGCTCTCGACGAGGACACCTTCCGCGAGGCACTGGTCGATCTGGGCTCCGCCCGCCAGGCGGCGGCAAGGAAGGCTCCCGAATCGTCCAAGCGGACGGTCCTGGCCCTCAAGAGGCTGCGCGGCCTCGTCTCGGAGCATCCCCCACTGGCGGACAGGCTGACGCCCCTGATCGATGCGGCGGGCGGCTTGGCATGA
- a CDS encoding NUDIX hydrolase — MPTDSWSPPSVLLTVDLVILTLREGRLCVLLVERGEDPYRGIRALPGGFLNHEGEGILDAAHRELREETSLTADCVHLEQYATYGDPGRDPRGRVVSMAHLAIAPSLPDPVAGTDAADAAWVPADSILSGEVELAFDHRRIATDGIEQARTKLEFSALATAFCAETFTIVELQQVYEAVWGVEIDTRNFYRKVKAANGFIVPAGSSRKATGGRPARLYRAGPQAALFPPLIRPASSTTAENTGTEG; from the coding sequence ATGCCAACTGACAGCTGGTCACCGCCGTCCGTACTCCTCACGGTCGACCTCGTGATCCTGACGCTGCGCGAAGGTCGGCTGTGCGTCCTTCTCGTGGAGCGCGGCGAGGATCCCTATCGGGGCATACGGGCTCTGCCCGGCGGATTCCTGAACCACGAGGGCGAGGGCATCCTGGACGCCGCCCATCGCGAGCTGAGGGAGGAAACCTCCCTGACCGCCGACTGCGTGCATCTCGAGCAGTACGCCACGTACGGAGATCCGGGGCGCGACCCACGGGGGCGGGTCGTCTCCATGGCCCACCTGGCGATCGCGCCGAGCCTCCCCGACCCGGTCGCGGGTACGGATGCCGCCGATGCCGCGTGGGTGCCCGCGGACTCCATCCTGTCCGGTGAGGTGGAGCTGGCCTTCGATCACCGCCGGATCGCGACGGACGGCATAGAACAGGCACGTACCAAGCTCGAATTCTCGGCACTTGCCACAGCCTTCTGCGCAGAGACCTTCACCATTGTCGAGTTGCAGCAGGTGTACGAGGCGGTCTGGGGTGTCGAGATCGACACCCGCAATTTCTATCGGAAAGTCAAAGCGGCGAACGGGTTCATCGTGCCCGCCGGTTCGAGTCGAAAAGCGACGGGAGGCCGGCCCGCACGCCTGTACCGGGCCGGGCCGCAGGCCGCGTTGTTCCCGCCGCTGATCCGGCCCGCGTCATCCACGACGGCCGAGAACACAGGAACGGAAGGGTAG